A stretch of the Vigna radiata var. radiata cultivar VC1973A chromosome 7, Vradiata_ver6, whole genome shotgun sequence genome encodes the following:
- the LOC106768176 gene encoding ISWI chromatin-remodeling complex ATPase CHR17, which yields MGRPSKTQVSNDTTSDEEEEDVAADNHQIEDDDEELQAVAQSASSDDDDNSPDEAAADDDDDNKQDESNVDPEVSKREKARLKEMQTLKKQKIQEILDAQNATIDADMNNRGKGRLKYLLQQTELFAHFAKGDQSSQKKTKGRGRHASKVTEEEEDEEYLKGEEDGLANTRLVSQPSCIQGKMRDYQLAGLNWLIRLYENGINGILADEMGLGKTLQTISLLGYLHEFRGITGPHMVVAPKSTLGNWMNEIRRFCPVLRAIKFLGNPDERKHIREELLVAGKFDVCVTSFEMVIKEKSALRRFSWRYIIIDEAHRIKNENSLLSKTMRLYNTNYRLLITGTPLQNNLHELWALLNFLLPEIFSSAETFDEWFQISGENDEQEVVQQLHKVLRPFLLRRLKSDVEKGLPPKKETILKVGMSQMQKQYYKALLQKDLEVVNAGGERKRLLNIAMQLRKCCNHPYLFQGAEPGPPFTTGDHLITNAGKMVLLDKLLPKLKERDSRVLIFSQMTRLLDILEDYLMFRGYQYCRIDGNTGGEDRDASIENFNKPGSEKFVFLLSTRAGGLGINLATADVVILYDSDWNPQVDLQAQDRAHRIGQKKEVQVFRFCTEYTIEEKVIERAYKKLALDALVIQQGRLAEQKTVNKDELLQMVRFGAEMVFSSKDSTITDEDIDRIIAKGEEATAELDAKMKKFTEDAIKFKMDDTAELYDFDDEKDENKFDFKKIVSENWVEPPRRERKRNYSESDYFKQTMRQGAPTKPKEPRIPRMPQLHDFQFFNTQRLSELYEKEVRYLMQTHQKNQLKDSIDVDEPEEVGDPLTAEELEEKEQLLEEGFSSWSRKDFNAFIRACEKYGRNDIKSIASEMEGKTQEEVERYAKVFRERYRELNDYDRIIKNIERGEARITRKDEIMKAIGKKLDRYKNPWLELKIQYGQNKGKLYNEECDRFMICMIHKLGYGNWDELKAAFRMSPLFRFDWFVKSRTTQELTRRCDTLIRLVEKENQEYDERERQARKEKKLAAKSMTPSKRSMSRQNDSPSVKKRKQLTMDDYLSSGKKKK from the exons ATGGGGAGGCCCTCCAAGACGCAGGTTTCCAACGACACAACCTCcgatgaggaggaggaggacGTCGCCGCCGACAACCACCAGATCGAAGACGACGACGAGGAGCTTCAAGCGGTGGCGCAATCCGCCAGCTCCGACGACGACGATAACTCTCCGGACGAAGCCGCCGCCGATGACGACGACGATAATAAACAG GACGAGAGTAATGTTGATCCTGAAGTTAGCAAGCGTGAGAAGGCCAGATTAAAAGAAATGCAAACGTTGAAGAAACAGAAGATTCAGGAGATATTGGATGCTCAAAACGCGACCATTGATGCTGACATG AATAATAGAGGAAAGGGCCGATTGAAGTATCTCCTTCAGCAAACCGAGCTGTTTGCCCATTTTGCCAAGGGTGATCAATCTTCTCAAAAGAAGACAAAAGGAAG GGGTCGCCATGCATCGAAGGTCActgaagaagaggaagacgaagAATACCTAAAAGGGGAGGAAGATGGTTTAGCAAACACACGGCTGGTGTCTCAACCTTCAT GTATCCAAGGGAAGATGAGGGATTACCAACTTGCTGGGCTAAACTGGCTAATACGATTGTATGAGAACGGTATAAATGGAATTCTAGCAGATGAAATG GGGCTTGGAAAAACCTTGCAAACTATATCTTTGTTAGGCTACTTACACGAGTTCAGAGGAATAACAGGTCCCCATATGGTAGTTGCTCCAAAATCTACTCTTGGAAATTGGATGAATGAAATTCGTCGCTTCTGCCCTGTTTTACGAGCTATAAAGTTTCTTGGCAATCCTGATGAAAGG AAGCACATAAGAGAAGAGTTACTCGTTGCTGGTAAGTTTGATGTCTGTGTTACAAGTTTTGAAATGGTAATCAAGGAGAAATCTGCTTTAAGGCGATTTAGTTGGCGCTACATTATTATTGATGAGGCACATCGAATCAAGAACGAAAATTCTCTCCTGTCAAAAACAATGAGACTATACAACACAAACTATCGTCTTCTCATTACTGGCACACCATTACAG AATAATCTTCATGAACTTTGGGCTCTTCTCAACTTTCTTTTACCTGAAATATTTAGTTCTGCCGAAACTTTTGATGAATGGTTTCAAATCTCTGGTGAAAATGACGAACAAGAAGTTGTTCAACAACTGCACAAG GTGCTTCGTCCATTTCTCCTTCGAAGGTTGAAGTCAGATGTTGAGAAAGGTTTACCACCAAAAAAGGAAACAATTCTCAAGGTGGGCATGTCACAAATGCAGAAACAGTATTATAAGGCGTTACTTCAGAAGGATCTAGAGGTGGTCAATGCAGGTGGAGAACGGAAACGTCTCCTAAATATAGCGATGCAACTACGAAAATGTTGTAATCACCCATATCTCTTTCAAGGTGCTGAACCTGGTCCACCCTTTACAACAGGAGACCATCTCATTACAAATGCTG GCAAGATGGTTCTTCTGGATAAGTTACTTCCAAAACTAAAAGAGCGTGATTCCAGGGTCCTTATATTTTCACAG ATGACTAGGCTGCTAGACATACTTGAAGATTATCTTATGTTTCGTGGATACCAATATTGTCGCATAGATGGTAATACTGGTGGAGAGGATCGGGATGCTTCCATTGAGAATTTCAACAAACCAGGAAGTGAAAAATTTGTCTTCCTGTTATCTACTCGGGCAGGAGGCCTTGGCATTAATCTTGCTACTGCTGATGTTGTCATTCTTTATGACAGCGACTG GAACCCTCAAGTTGATCTGCAAGCTCAGGATCGTGCTCATAGAATTGGCCAGAAAAAAGAAGTTCAAGTTTTTCGATTTTGCACTgag TATACGATTGAGGAAAAAGTCATTGAAAGAGCTTACAAAAAGCTTGCACTTGATGCTCTGGTGATTCAGCAAGGCCGATTAGCTGAACAGAAGA CTGTAAATAAAGACGAGTTGCTTCAAATGGTTAGATTTGGTGCTGAAATGGTTTTTAGTTCCAAGGACAGTACTATTACAGATGAAGATATCGACAGAATTATTGCTAAAGGAGAGGAAGCAACTGCTGAGCTTGATGCTAAGATGAAAAAATTTACGGAAGATGCTATCAAATTTAAGATGGATGACA cTGCTGAGTTgtatgattttgatgatgagaaG gatgaaaacaaatttgattttaaaaaaattgtgagtgAAAACTGGGTTGAGCCGCCAAGAAGAGAACGGAAGCGCAA TTATTCAGAGTCTGATTATTTCAAGCAAACAATGCGCCAAGGTGCTCCAACTAAACCTAAAGAGCCACGCATACCTAGGATGCCTCAATT GCATGATTTCCAGTTTTTCAACACACAAAGGCTGAGTGAGCTGTATGAAAAGGAAGTTCGTTACCTCATG CAAACACATCAGAAGAATCAGTTAAAAGACTCCATAGATGTTGATGAACCAGAAG AGGTTGGAGATCCATTAACTGCTGAAGAGTTAGAAGAGAAGGAGCAGTTGCTTGAAGAG GGATTTTCGTCATGGAGCCGGAAGGATTTTAATGCTTTCATTAGGGCCTGTGAGAAGTATGGCCGAAATGATATAAAAAGTATTGCTTCTGAGATGGAAGGAAAAACGCAAGAGGAGGTTGAAAGATACGCAAAAGTTTTCAGAGAAAGATACAGGGAATTAAATG ATTATGatagaattattaaaaacattgaaAGAGGTGAGGCAAGAATAACCCGGAAAGATGAAATCATGAAAGCCATTGGGAAGAAGTTGGACCGCTATAAGAATCCTTGGCTAGAATTAAAGATACAATATGGACAAAACAAAGGGAAGCTATACAACGAAGAATGTGATCGATTCATG ATATGCATGATTCACAAACTTGGCTATGGTAATTGGGATGAGTTGAAGGCAGCTTTCCGCATGTCTCCCTTATTTCGTTTTGATTGGTTTGTCAAGTCTCGCACAACACAAGAACTTACTAGGAGGTGTGACACTCTCATTCGGCTGGTGGAGAAGGAAAATCAAGAATATGATGAGAGGGAAAGGCAAGCTCGTAAAGAGAAGAAACTTGCGGCTAAG AGCATGACCCCGTCGAAGCGTTCCATGTCTAGACAGAACGATAGTCCCTCGGTGAAGAAGCGGAAGCAGCTAACCATGGATGACTATTTAAGCTCG gggaagaagaaaaaataa
- the LOC106768178 gene encoding RNA polymerase II degradation factor 1, with the protein MQAIAPPLNHNQHKHHLLIIITLNTDSSSHQSSLFSSLFTCPFFPQPINHKKKKKMGCGKSKLNVVATTSLLSKKSSLNTKETDVKSVDKNNDVKVENVNLEAEEKNKENVEDKDVGESNKDSAIAEVQEDKALEKSHEAEENKAQETFIAEEPKESVKEEEEHQVKDVAVAVAVAEVEQQPEEQQPEEQQPEEQQPKEQKGDENEKEDVKGEDLVKEEQSKDTKEETLVKE; encoded by the exons ATGCAGGCCATTGCTCCACCGCTAAACCATAACCAACACAAACACCATCTCCTTATAATAATCACTCTCAACACAGATTCATCTTCACATCAATCTTCTCtattttcctctctttttaCTTGTCCTTTTTTTCCACAACCAattaatcacaaaaaaaaaaagaaaatgggtTGTGGAAAATCTAAACTCAATGTTGTTGCCACCACCTCCCTCCTCAGCAAGAAATCTAGCCTTAATACCAAGGAAACCGATGTCAAATCAGTGGACAAAAACAACGATGTTAAAGTCGAAAATGTAAATTTGGAAGCTgaagagaaaaacaaggaaaatgTCGAAGATAAGGATGTTGGTGAGTCCAACAAAGATTCTGCAATAGCAGAGGTGCAAGAAGATAAGGCATTGGAGAAGAGCCATGAAGCTGAAGAGAATAAGGCACAGGAAACTTTCATTGCCGAAGAACCAAAAGAGTCTGTGAAGGAGGAGGAAGAACACCAAGTCAAGGATGTTGCTGTGGCCGTTGCTGTTGCAGAAGTGGAACAACAACCAGAGGAACAACAACCAGAGGAGCAACAGCCAGAGGAACAACAGCCAAAAGAACAAAAGGGAGATGAAAATGAGAAAG AGGATGTCAAGGGAGAGGATTTGGTGAAGGAAGAACAAAGCAAAGATACAAAAGAAGAAACCTTGGTCAAGGAATAG
- the LOC106768177 gene encoding E3 ubiquitin-protein ligase MIEL1: MEGSVNERLDFGKMEYGCKHYRRRCRIRAPCCNEIHSCRHCHNEEASLSKNSFDRHELVRQDVKQVVCSVCDTEQSVAQVCTNCGVKMGEYFCNICKFFDDDTEKQQFHCDDCGICRVGGRENFFHCKKCGSCYSIGLRDNHLCVENSMRHHCPICYEYLFDSLKDTVVMKCGHTMHQECYHEMVNRDRYCCPICSKSVVDMSRTWRRIDEEIEASIMPEDYRYRKVWILCNDCNDTTEVNFHILGHKCGHCNSYNTRSIAPPVLPQ, from the exons ATGGAAGGTTCTGTCAACGAACGTCTTGATTTTGGGAAGATGGAATAcgg GTGCAAGCATTACAGGAGAAGATGCAGGATTCGTGCCCCCTGCTGCAACGAGATCCATTCATGCCGTCACTGTCACAACGAGGAAGCG AGTTTGTCGAAGAATTCATTTGATCGCCACGAACTCGTTCGCCAAGATGTTAAACAA GTTGTTTGTTCAGTTTGTGACACTGAGCAATCC GTTGCTCAAGTTTGCACTAACTGTGGGGTCAAAATGGGAGAATATTTCTGCAACATATGTAAATTCTTCGATGATGAT aCAGAGAAACAGCAGTTTCATTGTGATGATTGCGGGATCTGCAG GGTTGGTGGTCGGGAAAATTTTTTCCACTGCAAGAAGTGCG GGTCTTGTTATTCAATTGGTTTGCGTGATAATCATTTATGTGTGGAGAACTCAATGAGGCATCACTGCCCCATTTGTTATGAG TACCTATTTGATTCATTGAAAGACACGGTTGTTATGAAATGTGGTCACACAATGCACCAAGAATGTTACCACGAGATGGTAAATCGTGATAG GTATTGCTGTCCCATATGCTCCAAGTCGGTGGTGGACATGTCCAGGACGTGGAGGAGAATTGATGAAGAG ATTGAAGCATCTATCATGCCTGAAGATTATCGATACCGGAAG GTCTGGATACTATGTAACGACTGCAATGACACAACAGAAGTTAACTTCCACATTCTTGGCCATAAATGCGGTCATTGCAATTCATATAATACTCGCTCAATTGCGCCTCCAGTTCTTCCTCAATGA
- the LOC106766901 gene encoding uncharacterized protein LOC106766901 — protein sequence MQVISNARRVSRFFLSNSTALSPFSGLAQHDYRRVTTDPRNRFLSKEFFSSGVDTVEGAPSGDVKELYDKMLDSVKVKRSMPPNAWLWSMIANCKHQHDIRLLFDILQNLRIFRLSNLRIHDNFNCNLCREVTKACVHAGALDFGKKTLWKHNVYGLTPHISSAHSLLLYAKDHNDTKLLVEVMKLLKKNNLPLQPGTADIVFSICYNTNDWVLISKYAQRFVKAGVKLRQTSFETWMDFAAKRGDTNSLWTIEKLRSETMKQHTLATGFSCAKGLLLERKPNDAVAVIQVLNQTLSDKGKSGIKNELQRLVSEWPLEVIKHQKDEDRKAIAASLKSDILIMVSELLSMGVKANVSLEDLDRKEGIPQ from the exons ATGCAAGTCATCTCCAACGCTCGCCGAGTCTCTCGGTTCTTCCTTTCGAACTCCACCGCGCTCTCTCCTTTCTCAG GACTCGCGCAACACGATTACCGGCGAGTGACAACTGATCCGAGAAACCGGTTCTTGTCAAAGGAATTTTTCTCTTCAGGAGTGGATACTGTTGAAGGAGCTCCCTCAG GGGATGTGAAGGAATTATACGATAAAATGCTTGACTCTGTAAAAGTTAAACGATCAATGCCTCCAAATGCTTGGTTGTGGTCAATGATTGCAAATTGCAAACACCAGCACGATATTAGGCTTCTGTTCGACATTCTGCAGAACCTCCGCATATTT AGGTTGTCGAATCTTCGAATTCATGACAACTTTAATTGCAATCTCTGTCGTGAAGTTACCAAGGCGTGTGTTCATGCAGGAGCTCTTGATTTTG GAAAGAAGACTCTGTGGAAGCATAATGTGTATGGATTGACCCCGCATATTTCATCTGCTCACTCTTTACTG CTGTATGCCAAGGACCACAATGATACTAAACTGTTGGTGGAAGTAATGAAACTTCTGAAGAAGAACAATTTACCATTGCAACCAGGGACAGCAGATATAGTTTTCAg CATTTGTTACAATACAAATGACTGGGTGTTGATTAGTAAGTATGCACAGAGGTTTGTCAAGGCTGGTGTAAAACTAAGACAAACCTCATTTGAGACATGGATGGATTTTGCTGCCAAAAGAg GGGACACCAACTCATTGTGGACAATAGAAAAGTTGAGATCTGAAACAATGAAGCAGCACACTTTGGCGACTGGGTTTTCTTGTGCCAAG GGTCTTCTGTTGGAACGTAAACCCAATGATGCAGTTGCTGTCATTCAAGTTCTAAATCAG ACCTTGTCCGATAAAGGAAAGTCAGGCATCAAGAATGAACTTCAGAGGCTTGTATCTGAGTGGCCTTTAGAAGTTATTAAGCACCAAAAAGATGAGGACAGAAAG GCAATTGCAGCCTCTTTGAAGTCTGATATCCTTATCATGGTTAGTGAGTTGCTGAGCATGGGTGTTAAGGCAAATGTAAGTTTGGAAGACCTAGACAGGAAGGAAGGTATTCCACAATAG
- the LOC111242084 gene encoding basic helix-loop-helix protein A-like, which yields MQGHTTKKETDTHSTMPPFSQIPPSSSSFLHPSTIAEATANITSRKRVKRTSHSNCGSVNMERERRSKMTQMFTQLQTSVPGLLPQATREVIINETIGYIKELEKKKQRLEELKKLKETMKGVEGSTVECGNNNRNCSLVVTVSANVAFFGIQWVPRPGLVTQILKVFCNHQAEILAANVTVNNGKLILAITALVQNNGNCVVEKIKREIMGL from the exons ATGCAAGGTCACACTACGAAAAAGGAAACTGATACTCACTCTACCATGCCACCATTCTCTCAAATcccaccttcttcttcttcttttcttcacccttCAACCATTGCCGAAGCAACTGCTAACATCACCAGCAGAAAGCGTGTTAAGAGAACGAGTCACTCCAATTGTGGGAGCGTTAACATGGAACGTGAAAGAAGGTCCAAGATGACTCAAATGTTCACTCAGCTTCAAACCTCTGTCCCTGGTCTCTTACCTCAG GCTACAAGAGAAGTGATAATAAACGAGACAATTGGGTACATAAAGGAgcttgagaagaagaagcagagaTTGGAGGAGTTGAAGAAGTTGAAGGAGACCATGAAAGGAGTGGAAGGATCCACCGTTGAATGTGGTAACAATAATAGAAATTGTTCACTTGTGGTTACTGTTTCTGCTAATGTTGCATTCTTTGGTATTCAATGGGTGCCTCGACCAGGTTTGGTGACACAAATTTTGAAGGTGTTTTGCAATCACCAAGCAGAGATTTTGGCTGCAAATGTGACTGTTAATAATGGGAAATTGATATTGGCAATCACAGCTTTGGTGCAAAACAATGGAAACTGTGTGgttgaaaagattaaaagagaaattatgGGTTTGTAG
- the LOC106767468 gene encoding CASP-like protein 1E2, producing the protein MGKAVTLSASDLLMRLLAFILTLAAAIVIATDKQTKLVPIQISDSLPPLHVPLTAKWDQMSAVLYFLVTNAIACTYGALSLVVAVVNRGKSKGLWTVMIVLDALVVALLFSGNGAAAAVGVLGYKGNSHVNWKKVCNVFDKFCGQMAVSIGVSLIGSLAFLLLVIIPVVRLHRRTWSINN; encoded by the exons ATGGGAAAAGCAGTTACTCTGAGTGCTTCTGATTTGCTTATGAGGCTTTTGGCCTTCATTCTCACTCTTGCTGCTGCCATAGTTATTGCAACAGATAAACAGACTAAGCTTGTTCCCATTCAGATCTCAGATTCTTTACCACCTCTACATGTTCCTCTTACTGCTAAATGGGATCAGATGTCTGCTGTTCT GTATTTTCTGGTGACCAATGCAATAGCATGCACGTATGGAGCTTTGTCTCTAGTTGTTGCCGTAGTGAACAGAGGTAAAAGTAAAGGCTTGTGGACAGTGATGATTGTTCTAGACGCATTGGTGGTGGCTCTGCTATTTTCCGGCAATGGTGCCGCGGCGGCGGTGGGTGTCCTTGGCTACAAAGGAAACTCTCATGTGAATTGGAAAAAAGTGTGCAATGTGTTTGATAAATTCTGTGGTCAAATGGCTGTTTCAATCGGTGTGTCGTTGATTGGATCGTTGGCATTTCTCTTGCTTGTGATTATTCCTGTGGTGAGACTTCATCGAAGAACTTGGTCAATTAACAATTAA